In one Chloroherpetonaceae bacterium genomic region, the following are encoded:
- a CDS encoding YciI family protein — translation MKYFVVQMTCNEGRAPDVMKYAGEHIKWMLENIPKKVFVVAGPFVNEKGEFDDGLCIMKAESKEALEALLKTDPFYTRGIRSFTIRQWDYHVDEGGYRIDFPPHLAEAWGVTATPTQLRIA, via the coding sequence ATGAAGTATTTTGTTGTTCAGATGACCTGCAATGAAGGTCGCGCTCCAGATGTGATGAAGTATGCAGGCGAGCACATTAAGTGGATGCTGGAAAACATTCCAAAGAAAGTTTTTGTGGTCGCCGGCCCTTTCGTCAATGAAAAGGGTGAGTTTGACGATGGACTTTGCATTATGAAAGCCGAAAGCAAAGAAGCGCTGGAGGCGCTCCTAAAAACCGATCCCTTCTACACGCGAGGCATTCGCAGTTTCACGATTCGACAGTGGGACTACCACGTGGATGAAGGGGGTTACCGTATTGACTTCCCGCCACATCTGGCAGAGGCGTGGGGCGTGACGGCAACACCAACTCAGCTGCGGATTGCCTAA
- a CDS encoding pyridoxamine 5'-phosphate oxidase family protein → MVSQTEIKQVILDILQSNNAITIATTGGEYSPWVLGAYFASNDLTIYLMLEVAGKTMANLRKNQSVAIQISQNDAMKDFLQAYGTATVLPESEREKVMGMLQTKMPWYQLYTPCLPVRLDMKKWFVTSLSRQWLPARVLEAETVTAEP, encoded by the coding sequence ATGGTCTCTCAAACGGAAATCAAGCAAGTGATTCTGGATATTCTCCAAAGCAACAATGCTATTACGATTGCCACGACAGGTGGCGAATACTCACCGTGGGTGTTAGGCGCATACTTTGCGTCTAATGACCTAACGATTTACCTAATGCTGGAAGTAGCGGGCAAAACCATGGCAAACTTACGCAAGAACCAGAGCGTAGCGATTCAAATTTCGCAGAACGATGCAATGAAAGATTTTCTGCAAGCCTACGGCACGGCCACTGTTTTGCCAGAGTCGGAGCGGGAGAAAGTGATGGGAATGCTCCAAACCAAAATGCCATGGTATCAACTCTACACACCTTGCTTGCCAGTGCGCTTGGATATGAAGAAGTGGTTTGTAACATCGCTGTCGCGCCAGTGGCTACCTGCACGAGTGTTAGAAGCTGAAACTGTAACCGCTGAACCCTAA